A genomic region of Natronoarchaeum mannanilyticum contains the following coding sequences:
- a CDS encoding AI-2E family transporter — MKRQQAFLLGCIAVAAAVSLAVVLPFIEYVLGAVVLAYLLMPLHGRLSDRVGGRVSAVLLILSSVVAVVVPLAFVALRLYRDMRELARGNIDLQIAAVEATLAEEFGIDVDVAPMLRTAGQDGLDLLTGSVGDVFATAMHTGMGFGLLFFLVYYTLRDGPALVEWTKEHSPLSREISDELYGQIEQTTWGVVIGHIAVAVMQGLIGGLGLWLAGIPKVFFWTFVMIILGLLPLVGAFAVWGAASAYLVAVGDTANGLLLAAYGLLVVSSVDNFVRPIVIDRRANLNPGLILLGVFGGIYVLGFIGLFVGPVVLGVLIATVKTYVEGYEKVIEPVPDAEVAASAASDDPGPLDAEAGALDDPSGPIDDAEDRSETDGLADGADPVE, encoded by the coding sequence ATGAAACGTCAGCAGGCCTTCCTGCTCGGCTGCATCGCGGTGGCGGCAGCCGTCTCGCTCGCGGTCGTCCTGCCGTTCATCGAGTACGTGCTCGGTGCGGTCGTTCTCGCGTACCTCCTGATGCCGCTGCACGGGCGGCTGTCCGACCGGGTCGGCGGCCGGGTCTCGGCGGTCCTGTTGATCCTGTCGTCGGTCGTCGCCGTGGTCGTCCCGCTGGCGTTCGTCGCGCTGCGGCTCTACCGCGACATGCGGGAACTGGCCAGGGGGAACATCGATCTCCAGATCGCCGCCGTCGAGGCGACGCTCGCAGAGGAGTTCGGGATCGACGTCGACGTCGCACCGATGCTCCGGACGGCGGGCCAGGACGGGCTGGACCTGCTGACCGGCAGCGTCGGCGACGTGTTCGCCACCGCGATGCACACCGGGATGGGCTTCGGGCTGCTCTTTTTCCTCGTCTACTACACGCTCCGGGACGGTCCCGCGCTGGTCGAGTGGACCAAGGAGCACTCGCCGCTGTCGCGGGAAATCTCCGACGAGCTCTACGGCCAGATCGAGCAGACGACCTGGGGCGTCGTGATCGGGCACATCGCCGTCGCCGTGATGCAGGGACTGATCGGCGGGCTCGGGCTCTGGCTGGCCGGCATCCCGAAGGTGTTTTTCTGGACGTTCGTGATGATCATCCTCGGATTGCTGCCGCTGGTCGGCGCCTTCGCGGTCTGGGGCGCGGCGTCGGCCTACCTCGTCGCGGTCGGCGACACGGCGAACGGGCTGCTGCTGGCGGCCTACGGCCTGCTGGTGGTCAGTTCGGTCGATAACTTCGTCCGGCCGATCGTGATCGATCGGCGCGCGAATCTCAACCCGGGACTGATCCTGCTGGGCGTGTTCGGCGGCATCTACGTCCTCGGGTTCATCGGGCTGTTCGTCGGCCCGGTCGTCCTGGGCGTCCTCATCGCCACGGTCAAGACGTACGTCGAGGGCTACGAGAAGGTGATCGAGCCGGTTCCGGACGCCGAAGTCGCGGCGTCGGCAGCGAGCGACGATCCGGGGCCGCTGGACGCCGAAGCCGGGGCGCTCGACGACCCATCAGGTCCGATCGACGACGCCGAGGATCGGTCCGAGACCGACGGGCTGGCGGACGGCGCCGACCCGGTCGAGTGA
- a CDS encoding thioredoxin domain-containing protein, whose protein sequence is MSDAPTDRNRLDEEESPYLRQHADNPVNWQPWDEQALEAARERDVPIFLSVGYSACHWCHVMEEESFEDESVAETLNENFVPIKVDREERPDLDSVYQTVCQLVSGRGGWPLSAWLTPEGKPFYIGTYFPKEEKRGMPGFGNLLDNIANSWESEDRDEMENRAEQWTQAAKGQLEDTPDQPGERPEEGVLTDAADTAVRAADREHGGFGSDGPKFPHPSRIHLLLSAYDRTGEDAYREVARETLDAMADRGMYDHVGGGFHRYATDREWITPHFEKMLYDNAELPRAYLAGYQATGEERYARVAEETFEFVRNELTHPDGVGGRDHGGFYSTLDAQSEGEEGKFYVWTPDEVREALDDELAELAIDRFGVTDSGNFEGRRTILTLSQSVDSLAEEHDLAESEVRDRLERAREQLYEAREKRVRPRRDEKVLAGWNGLMISALAEGGFVLDERWSSVAEDALAFVREKLWDADEERLSRRFKDGDVKVEGYLEDYAFLARGAFDLYQTTGEVDHLAFALDLARAIEREFWDADEGTIYYTPASGESLVTRPQELRDQSTPSSLGVAVDALLSLDHFVGHDRFGEIAETVVETHGQRATSGPMEYTSLVLCADRLETGSLELTAAGEQFPEEWRERLAGSYLPDRLMAPRPATDDELDEWLERLDLADAPPIWADREHVDDRPTLYACRSFTCSPPVHDVEEALEWAEDLAPEA, encoded by the coding sequence ATGAGTGACGCCCCCACCGATCGCAACCGGCTCGACGAGGAGGAGAGCCCGTACCTCCGGCAGCACGCCGACAACCCGGTCAACTGGCAGCCCTGGGACGAACAGGCTCTCGAGGCCGCCCGCGAGCGCGACGTCCCGATCTTCCTGTCGGTCGGTTACTCGGCGTGCCACTGGTGTCACGTCATGGAGGAGGAGAGCTTCGAGGACGAGTCGGTCGCCGAGACGCTCAACGAGAACTTCGTCCCGATCAAGGTCGACCGCGAGGAGCGCCCGGACCTGGACTCGGTGTACCAGACCGTCTGCCAGCTCGTCAGCGGGCGGGGCGGGTGGCCGCTCTCGGCGTGGCTCACGCCCGAGGGGAAGCCGTTCTACATTGGCACCTACTTCCCGAAAGAGGAGAAACGCGGGATGCCGGGTTTCGGCAACTTGCTGGACAACATCGCGAACTCCTGGGAGAGCGAGGACCGCGACGAGATGGAGAATCGCGCCGAGCAGTGGACCCAGGCCGCGAAGGGCCAGCTGGAGGACACGCCCGACCAGCCCGGCGAACGGCCCGAGGAGGGCGTCCTGACGGACGCGGCCGACACCGCCGTCAGAGCGGCCGACCGCGAGCACGGCGGGTTCGGCTCGGACGGCCCGAAGTTCCCCCATCCCTCTCGGATCCACCTGCTCCTGAGCGCCTACGACCGGACCGGCGAGGACGCCTACCGAGAGGTCGCCCGCGAGACGCTCGACGCGATGGCCGATCGGGGGATGTACGACCACGTCGGCGGCGGGTTCCACCGGTACGCGACCGACCGCGAGTGGATCACGCCGCACTTCGAGAAGATGCTGTACGACAACGCCGAGCTCCCGCGGGCGTACCTCGCGGGCTACCAGGCCACCGGCGAGGAGCGCTACGCCCGCGTCGCCGAGGAAACGTTCGAGTTCGTCAGGAACGAGCTCACGCACCCCGACGGCGTCGGCGGGCGCGATCACGGCGGGTTCTACAGCACGCTCGACGCCCAGAGCGAGGGCGAGGAGGGGAAGTTCTACGTCTGGACGCCCGACGAGGTGCGCGAGGCGCTCGACGACGAGCTCGCAGAGCTGGCGATCGACCGGTTCGGCGTCACCGACTCGGGCAACTTCGAGGGGCGACGGACGATCCTCACCCTCTCCCAGAGCGTCGACTCGCTGGCCGAGGAACACGACCTCGCGGAGAGCGAGGTCCGCGACCGGCTGGAGCGCGCCCGCGAGCAGCTCTACGAGGCTCGCGAGAAGCGCGTCCGCCCGCGCCGCGACGAGAAGGTTCTGGCGGGGTGGAACGGGCTCATGATCTCGGCGCTCGCGGAGGGCGGGTTCGTGCTCGACGAGCGGTGGTCGTCGGTGGCCGAGGACGCGCTGGCGTTCGTCCGCGAGAAGCTGTGGGACGCCGACGAAGAGCGGCTTTCGCGCCGATTTAAGGACGGCGACGTCAAAGTCGAGGGCTACCTGGAGGACTACGCGTTCCTCGCGCGGGGCGCGTTCGACCTCTACCAGACCACCGGCGAGGTCGACCACCTCGCGTTCGCGCTCGACCTGGCGCGGGCGATCGAGCGAGAGTTCTGGGACGCCGACGAGGGGACGATATACTACACGCCCGCGAGCGGCGAGTCGCTCGTGACGCGCCCGCAGGAACTGCGCGACCAGTCGACGCCGTCGAGCCTCGGCGTGGCCGTCGACGCGCTGCTCTCGCTCGATCACTTCGTCGGCCACGACCGGTTCGGCGAGATCGCCGAGACCGTCGTCGAGACTCACGGCCAGCGCGCGACGTCGGGCCCGATGGAGTACACGTCGCTCGTGCTCTGCGCCGACCGGCTCGAAACCGGGTCGCTGGAGCTGACGGCCGCCGGCGAGCAGTTCCCCGAGGAGTGGCGCGAGCGGCTCGCCGGGTCGTATCTCCCCGACCGGCTGATGGCACCCCGACCGGCGACCGACGACGAGCTCGACGAGTGGCTCGAACGGCTCGACCTCGCGGACGCCCCGCCGATCTGGGCCGACCGCGAGCACGTCGACGACCGACCGACGCTGTACGCCTGTCGCTCCTTTACCTGCTCGCCGCCGGTCCACGACGTCGAGGAAGCTCTGGAGTGGGCCGAGGACCTCGCGCCCGAGGCCTGA
- a CDS encoding dihydrofolate reductase, whose translation MELVVIAAVAENGVIGVDGEMPWHIPEDLAHFKRATTGHPVIMGRVTYESIAADLGGPLPDRTNVVLSRSGVDAPEDVLVVDGPGAAIAAAEEQVDGEAGEDGRTFVIGGATVYEQFLPDADRLLLTEVHDRYDGDTYFPDWDREIWAELARDEREGFAFVEYARDGDVTAEFVD comes from the coding sequence ATGGAGCTGGTCGTCATCGCGGCGGTCGCGGAGAACGGCGTCATCGGCGTCGACGGCGAGATGCCCTGGCACATCCCGGAGGATCTGGCCCACTTCAAGCGCGCGACGACGGGCCATCCGGTGATCATGGGCCGGGTGACCTACGAGAGCATCGCCGCCGACCTCGGCGGCCCGCTGCCCGACCGGACGAACGTCGTGCTCAGCCGGAGCGGCGTCGACGCGCCCGAGGACGTGCTCGTCGTCGACGGGCCGGGCGCCGCGATCGCCGCGGCGGAGGAGCAGGTTGACGGCGAGGCCGGCGAGGACGGCCGCACCTTCGTGATCGGCGGCGCGACGGTGTACGAACAGTTCCTGCCCGACGCCGATCGACTGCTGCTGACTGAAGTCCACGACCGCTACGACGGCGACACGTACTTCCCGGACTGGGATCGCGAGATCTGGGCAGAACTCGCTCGCGACGAGCGCGAGGGCTTCGCGTTCGTCGAGTACGCACGCGACGGCGACGTCACTGCGGAGTTCGTCGACTGA
- the thyA gene encoding thymidylate synthase: MQEYLDLVDSVLSEGAYKPNRTGVDTVSAFSRHYEVDLQEGFPLLTTKQMDGYRWNSLIHEFLWYLSGEEHIRSLREETGIWDAWADDEGRLDTAYGRFWRRFPYPEDGLDGETWPDEDHRWVNEDERTFDQIQYALDQLRENPRSRRIVVNAWHPANAAVSTLPPCHYSFVFNVQGDRLNVHLTQRSGDIALGVPFNVAAYSLLATAIAQRTDFEVGKFAHTVVDSHVYCGKGDRGAWYEENLSALQERLAGVESDEEYRDVKSWLETQTPEGEGYDHVPGLLEQLAREPLDRPEIRVADKPLDELAYEDVELRDYDAHPGISFKVAE; encoded by the coding sequence ATGCAGGAGTATCTGGATCTCGTCGACTCCGTCCTCTCGGAGGGCGCGTACAAGCCCAACCGGACGGGCGTCGACACCGTCTCGGCGTTCAGCCGCCACTACGAGGTCGACCTGCAGGAGGGCTTTCCGCTCCTGACGACCAAGCAGATGGACGGCTACCGGTGGAACTCGCTGATCCACGAGTTCCTCTGGTACCTCTCGGGCGAGGAGCACATCCGCTCGCTCCGCGAGGAGACCGGCATCTGGGACGCGTGGGCCGACGACGAGGGGCGCCTCGACACCGCCTACGGCCGCTTCTGGCGGCGATTCCCCTATCCCGAGGATGGGCTCGACGGCGAGACGTGGCCCGACGAGGACCACCGCTGGGTCAACGAGGACGAACGGACGTTCGACCAGATTCAGTACGCGCTCGACCAGTTGCGGGAGAACCCCCGATCGCGCCGGATCGTCGTTAACGCGTGGCACCCCGCGAACGCCGCCGTCTCGACGCTACCGCCGTGCCACTACTCCTTCGTGTTCAACGTGCAGGGCGACCGCCTGAACGTCCACCTCACGCAGCGCTCGGGCGACATCGCGCTCGGGGTTCCGTTCAACGTCGCGGCGTACTCGCTGCTGGCGACCGCGATCGCCCAGCGCACCGACTTCGAGGTCGGCAAGTTCGCCCACACCGTCGTCGACTCGCACGTCTACTGCGGCAAGGGCGACCGTGGAGCGTGGTACGAGGAGAATCTCTCTGCGCTGCAGGAGCGCCTCGCCGGCGTCGAGTCTGACGAGGAGTACCGCGACGTGAAGTCCTGGCTCGAAACCCAGACGCCCGAGGGCGAGGGGTACGACCACGTGCCGGGCCTGCTCGAACAGCTCGCCCGCGAGCCGCTCGACCGCCCGGAGATCCGCGTGGCCGACAAGCCGCTGGACGAGCTCGCGTACGAGGACGTCGAACTACGGGACTACGACGCCCACCCCGGCATCTCGTTCAAGGTGGCCGAGTAG
- the treF gene encoding alpha,alpha-trehalase TreF encodes MDVPAHLDGALFEAVQRGGVFEDSKTFVDSVPRTDPDEIRRRFESRRGAPEFDLRSFVEEHFRLPQTAASGVPTNADTVEEHVRQLWPLLVVEPASIAADRGSLIRVPEPYVTPGGRFRELYYWDSYFTAEGLAACDEVDRIENLVENFAWLLSEYGRVPNANREYYRTRSQPPMFISLLEVLERERGFDAVEPYLPQLEREYEFWMDGRESLTDAPASSRRVVNLPEGTLNRYWDDAATPRPESYREDVALAERASERDAADLYRNLRAACESGWDFSGRWCRGDDLASIRTTELVPVDLNATLYGVERSLARWSDAAGDADAAERYARAAEDRAETIEEYCWDADAGFYFDYDVQGRQRSDEWTLAAVSPLFFGLADDEQAAAVADALESKFLREGGLVTTLTETGQQWDAPNGWAPLHWLAVIGLERYGHDDLAREIATRWIRLVDDVFERTGKLVEKYNVQDTSLRAGGGEYPLQDGFGWTNGVTVALKERFERERPPTA; translated from the coding sequence ATGGATGTACCCGCTCACCTCGACGGCGCCCTCTTCGAGGCGGTGCAACGCGGCGGCGTGTTCGAGGACTCGAAGACGTTCGTCGACAGCGTTCCCCGGACGGATCCCGACGAAATCCGCCGCCGGTTCGAGTCGCGGCGCGGCGCCCCCGAGTTCGACCTCCGCTCGTTCGTCGAGGAGCACTTCAGGCTTCCACAGACCGCGGCGTCCGGCGTCCCGACGAACGCCGACACGGTCGAGGAACACGTCCGACAGCTCTGGCCGCTCCTGGTCGTCGAACCCGCCTCGATCGCCGCCGATCGCGGGTCGCTGATCCGCGTTCCCGAGCCGTACGTCACGCCCGGCGGCCGGTTCCGCGAACTGTACTACTGGGACAGTTACTTTACCGCCGAAGGGCTGGCCGCCTGCGACGAGGTCGATCGCATCGAGAATCTCGTCGAGAACTTCGCGTGGTTGCTCTCGGAGTACGGACGTGTTCCGAACGCCAACCGCGAGTACTACCGCACGCGCTCCCAGCCGCCGATGTTCATCTCACTACTGGAGGTACTCGAACGCGAGCGGGGCTTCGACGCCGTCGAACCCTACCTGCCGCAGCTCGAACGGGAGTACGAGTTCTGGATGGACGGGCGCGAGTCGCTGACCGACGCTCCGGCGTCGTCCCGACGCGTCGTGAACCTCCCTGAGGGAACGCTCAACCGCTACTGGGACGACGCGGCGACGCCGCGCCCCGAGTCCTACCGGGAGGACGTCGCGCTCGCCGAGCGGGCGTCCGAGCGGGACGCCGCCGATCTCTACCGAAATCTGCGGGCCGCCTGCGAGTCCGGCTGGGACTTCAGCGGCCGGTGGTGTCGCGGCGACGACCTGGCGTCGATCCGCACCACCGAACTCGTTCCCGTCGATCTGAACGCGACGCTGTACGGCGTCGAGCGGTCGCTCGCGCGGTGGTCGGACGCCGCGGGCGACGCCGACGCCGCGGAGCGCTACGCGCGCGCCGCCGAGGACAGGGCCGAGACGATCGAGGAGTACTGCTGGGACGCTGACGCGGGGTTCTACTTCGATTACGACGTTCAAGGCCGGCAGCGTTCGGACGAGTGGACGCTCGCCGCCGTCTCGCCGCTCTTTTTCGGCCTCGCCGACGACGAGCAGGCCGCCGCGGTCGCCGACGCGCTCGAATCGAAGTTCCTCCGCGAGGGCGGGCTCGTGACGACGCTGACCGAGACCGGCCAGCAGTGGGACGCGCCGAACGGTTGGGCGCCGCTCCACTGGCTCGCCGTGATCGGGCTGGAGCGGTACGGCCACGACGACCTCGCTCGCGAGATCGCGACCCGGTGGATCCGGCTGGTCGACGACGTGTTCGAGCGGACCGGGAAACTCGTCGAGAAGTACAACGTACAGGACACCTCGCTACGCGCCGGCGGCGGCGAGTACCCCTTGCAGGACGGGTTCGGCTGGACCAACGGCGTCACCGTGGCGCTGAAAGAGCGGTTCGAACGCGAGCGCCCGCCGACGGCCTGA
- the purD gene encoding phosphoribosylamine--glycine ligase, whose translation MTETVLLVGGGGREHAIARALAESDATLYACAGNRNPGIAEIAASVETLDTTDPEAVVEYAESVDATLAVVGPEAPLAAGVADALDDAGVYAFGPRQEEARIETDKSFQREFMAEHDVSGCPDFEVFEDAEAACEFIDEYDGDLAIKPAGLTGGKGVKVIGDQVTAEEGKEYIRESGYDRIVLEERLVGEEFTVQGFVANGELRITPAVQDHKRAYEGDEGPNTGGMGSYSDASFQLPFMDEGDSAEALAIMREVVDALEGYKGVLYGQFMLTADGIKVVEFNARFGDPEAMNTLPVLETDFLDVLVAAREGETLPELDFADQATVCKYAVPDGYPTDPDAGAKVTIDEENAGDAILYYASVDARDDGIYTTTSRSYAVVGVADSIAAAEEIAEGALERAGTEGLRVRHDIGTAELVQRRIDHVDRLRD comes from the coding sequence ATGACAGAGACCGTACTGCTGGTCGGCGGCGGCGGCCGAGAGCACGCGATCGCGCGCGCACTGGCCGAGTCCGATGCGACCCTGTACGCCTGTGCGGGCAACAGGAATCCCGGCATCGCAGAGATCGCCGCGAGCGTCGAGACCCTCGACACGACCGATCCCGAGGCGGTCGTCGAGTACGCCGAGTCGGTCGACGCCACGCTCGCCGTTGTCGGCCCGGAGGCGCCGCTGGCCGCGGGCGTCGCGGACGCGCTCGACGACGCCGGCGTCTACGCCTTTGGTCCCAGACAGGAGGAAGCCCGCATCGAGACGGACAAGTCGTTTCAGCGGGAGTTCATGGCCGAGCACGACGTCTCGGGCTGTCCCGACTTCGAGGTGTTCGAGGACGCCGAGGCCGCCTGCGAGTTCATCGACGAGTACGACGGCGACCTCGCGATCAAGCCCGCCGGACTGACCGGGGGTAAGGGCGTCAAGGTAATCGGCGACCAGGTCACCGCCGAGGAGGGCAAGGAGTACATCCGGGAGTCGGGGTACGACCGGATCGTCCTGGAGGAGCGACTCGTCGGCGAGGAGTTCACGGTCCAGGGGTTCGTCGCGAACGGCGAACTGCGGATCACGCCGGCCGTCCAGGACCACAAGCGCGCCTACGAGGGCGACGAGGGCCCCAACACCGGCGGCATGGGCAGTTACAGCGACGCGTCGTTCCAGCTGCCCTTCATGGACGAGGGCGACTCCGCCGAGGCCCTGGCGATCATGCGCGAGGTCGTCGACGCGCTCGAGGGGTACAAGGGCGTCCTCTACGGGCAGTTTATGCTCACCGCCGACGGCATCAAGGTCGTCGAATTCAACGCTCGCTTCGGCGATCCCGAGGCGATGAACACGCTGCCGGTCCTGGAGACGGACTTCCTCGACGTGCTGGTCGCGGCCCGCGAGGGCGAGACCCTCCCCGAACTCGACTTCGCCGACCAGGCGACGGTCTGCAAGTACGCCGTTCCGGACGGCTACCCGACAGATCCCGACGCCGGAGCGAAAGTCACCATCGATGAGGAGAACGCGGGCGACGCGATCCTCTACTACGCCAGCGTGGACGCGCGCGACGACGGCATCTACACGACCACCTCGCGGTCCTACGCCGTCGTCGGCGTGGCCGACTCGATCGCGGCGGCCGAGGAGATCGCCGAGGGTGCGCTCGAACGCGCGGGCACCGAGGGACTGCGCGTCCGTCACGACATCGGTACGGCCGAGCTGGTCCAACGGCGGATCGACCACGTCGACCGGCTCCGGGACTGA
- a CDS encoding GNAT family N-acetyltransferase gives MSKPTTSDSGSEPTASSEQATRGRAGHSTRTTGRSDATASDGYVVRPYRPSDREQFLELYETVFGKSRTAEWFSWRYGGPYADRPRMFVAERNGELVGAEPFISFSMRAGDGTTLAIQPADAMVHPDHRRNGLLTRMTEQALEYFGGREPSFVFNFPNEAAKGAYLKLGWVEVGTVATAYRVHNPSTFFEAFGGRGDGVAGSAADAVVDSAADAGASAFNRLRDAVAATDPEDAASSIGVRRHDGVPADRLASLYESAIPDRIHTPRTEAFLDWRYANPNWDVRTYTAERDGDPDAAIVTVVERSGDMTCLKLLDAFPLVGQNDRSDAFDALVAAAVRDHADADVVAAAEDTLPSSALDAHGFYRDDRRPLSLFSSLTTVVARPLELRDPSSWTVGDRHLPERRDWRLPFAEQDCSSM, from the coding sequence ATGAGCAAACCGACGACGTCGGACAGCGGTTCGGAGCCGACCGCTTCGTCCGAGCAGGCGACGCGGGGGCGCGCCGGGCACTCGACACGGACCACGGGCCGGAGCGACGCGACCGCAAGCGACGGGTACGTGGTTCGACCGTACCGGCCGTCGGATCGCGAGCAGTTCCTCGAACTGTACGAGACCGTCTTCGGGAAATCCCGGACAGCGGAGTGGTTCTCGTGGCGGTACGGCGGCCCCTACGCCGACCGGCCCCGGATGTTCGTCGCCGAGCGAAACGGCGAGCTCGTGGGTGCCGAGCCGTTCATCTCGTTTTCGATGCGGGCCGGCGACGGGACGACGTTGGCGATCCAGCCCGCCGACGCGATGGTCCATCCGGACCACCGGCGGAACGGCCTTCTCACCCGGATGACCGAGCAGGCCCTCGAATACTTCGGAGGCCGAGAGCCGTCGTTCGTGTTCAACTTCCCCAACGAGGCGGCCAAGGGGGCCTACCTCAAGCTCGGATGGGTCGAGGTCGGCACCGTCGCGACGGCCTACCGCGTCCACAACCCGTCGACGTTCTTCGAGGCGTTCGGCGGCCGCGGCGACGGCGTCGCGGGCTCGGCCGCCGATGCCGTCGTGGACTCGGCGGCCGACGCCGGCGCGAGCGCGTTCAACCGCCTCCGCGATGCGGTGGCAGCGACCGACCCGGAGGACGCCGCGTCGTCGATCGGCGTTCGGCGTCACGACGGCGTCCCGGCCGATCGGCTCGCGTCGCTGTACGAGTCGGCGATCCCGGATCGCATCCACACGCCTCGTACCGAGGCGTTCCTCGACTGGCGCTACGCGAACCCGAACTGGGACGTCCGCACGTACACCGCCGAGCGCGACGGCGACCCCGATGCGGCGATCGTGACTGTCGTCGAGCGGAGCGGAGACATGACCTGTCTCAAGCTGCTCGACGCGTTCCCGCTGGTCGGGCAGAACGACCGATCGGACGCGTTCGACGCGCTCGTCGCGGCGGCGGTGCGCGACCACGCCGACGCCGACGTCGTGGCCGCCGCCGAGGATACGCTTCCGTCGTCGGCGCTTGACGCCCACGGGTTCTACCGGGACGACCGCCGGCCACTGTCGCTGTTCAGCTCGCTGACCACGGTGGTCGCGCGGCCGCTGGAACTCCGCGACCCGTCGTCGTGGACCGTCGGCGACCGCCACCTTCCGGAGCGACGGGACTGGCGGCTGCCGTTCGCCGAGCAGGACTGCTCGTCGATGTAG
- a CDS encoding acyltransferase encodes MSDEPRHDRLARHGTAGPLNSLRHWPDARHPLRVMLNYLVIVVCRISPSLRLKSWLLRRIGVTVGEGVSWGLESTPDVFWPDRITVEDHAIVGYDATILCHEFLQDEYRLGDVVVGERAMIGAGAVVLPGVEIGAGAQVAANSLVAEDVPPGQTVAGVPARPISEDRDSASGGGDASAGD; translated from the coding sequence GTGAGCGACGAACCGCGACACGACCGGCTCGCGCGCCACGGGACGGCCGGCCCGCTGAACTCGCTGCGCCACTGGCCCGACGCGCGTCACCCGCTCCGGGTGATGCTCAACTACCTCGTGATCGTCGTCTGCCGCATCTCACCGAGCCTGCGGCTCAAGAGCTGGCTGCTCCGGCGGATCGGCGTCACGGTCGGCGAGGGCGTCTCGTGGGGCCTGGAGTCGACGCCCGACGTGTTCTGGCCCGACCGGATCACCGTGGAGGACCACGCGATCGTCGGGTACGACGCGACGATTCTGTGCCACGAGTTCCTCCAGGACGAGTACCGGCTGGGCGACGTCGTCGTCGGCGAGCGCGCGATGATCGGCGCCGGCGCCGTTGTCCTGCCGGGCGTCGAGATCGGCGCCGGCGCGCAGGTCGCCGCCAACTCGCTGGTCGCCGAGGACGTCCCGCCCGGCCAGACGGTCGCCGGGGTGCCGGCGCGACCGATCTCGGAAGATCGCGATTCGGCGTCCGGTGGCGGCGATGCTTCGGCGGGGGACTGA
- a CDS encoding orc1/cdc6 family replication initiation protein encodes MSRKSPFNTAQNIFTDRDVFDVEGFQPKELIERDEQINEYASALEPVLNGWRPNNIFIYGKTGTGKTATTRYMLDWLRRDIEDHNEAGDDEIDLSIVYLNCEALTSSYQVAVELLNELRDEHEQVATRGHAPSDIYNWLFEELDEIGGVVLTVLDEVDNVGDDDTILYKLSRPEIENATLGVVGISNDFSFRDDLSAKVKDSLCEKEILFPAYGSEELREILFQRAEKGLHADAYDTAPVALSAAYAAQDKGSARQAIDILREAGDIARREDADEITEEHVEEAKGVVERGRVSEMIQGLSPHGQYALHALAIAERRDETPIRTKDLYEFYGSICNQHATDPLSARALRDHMSEIDLIGLATVDKKNAGRAGGKYKQYDLDVKVDRVVEAFAETDAVEVDETSYQSTL; translated from the coding sequence GTGTCGCGGAAGTCGCCTTTCAACACGGCTCAGAACATATTCACCGACCGCGACGTCTTCGACGTCGAGGGGTTCCAGCCCAAAGAGCTCATCGAACGGGACGAGCAGATCAACGAGTACGCCTCGGCGCTCGAACCGGTTCTCAACGGCTGGCGGCCCAACAACATATTCATCTACGGCAAGACGGGGACCGGGAAGACCGCCACTACGCGGTACATGCTCGACTGGCTTCGGCGGGACATCGAGGATCACAACGAGGCCGGCGACGACGAGATCGACCTTTCGATCGTCTATCTGAACTGCGAGGCGCTGACGTCGTCCTACCAGGTCGCCGTCGAACTCCTGAACGAACTGCGCGACGAACACGAACAGGTCGCCACGCGCGGACACGCGCCCAGCGACATCTACAACTGGCTGTTCGAGGAACTGGACGAGATCGGCGGCGTCGTCCTGACGGTGCTCGACGAGGTCGACAACGTCGGCGACGACGACACGATCCTCTACAAGCTTTCCCGGCCCGAGATCGAGAACGCGACTCTCGGGGTCGTCGGGATCAGCAACGACTTCTCGTTTCGAGACGATCTCTCCGCGAAAGTCAAAGATTCGCTGTGCGAGAAGGAGATTCTCTTTCCGGCCTACGGGTCCGAGGAGCTGCGGGAGATCCTGTTCCAGCGCGCCGAGAAGGGACTCCACGCCGACGCGTACGACACGGCGCCCGTCGCCCTGTCGGCTGCCTACGCCGCACAGGACAAGGGCAGCGCCCGCCAGGCGATCGACATCCTGCGCGAAGCCGGCGACATCGCCCGCCGCGAGGACGCAGACGAGATCACCGAGGAGCACGTCGAGGAGGCCAAGGGCGTCGTCGAACGCGGGCGCGTCTCCGAGATGATTCAGGGGCTGTCCCCGCACGGCCAGTACGCCCTCCACGCGCTGGCGATCGCCGAACGGCGCGACGAGACGCCGATCCGGACCAAGGATCTCTACGAGTTCTACGGCTCGATCTGCAATCAGCACGCGACCGATCCGCTCTCGGCTCGAGCGCTGCGGGACCACATGTCCGAGATCGACCTGATCGGGCTGGCGACGGTCGACAAGAAAAACGCCGGTCGCGCCGGCGGGAAGTACAAGCAGTACGATCTCGACGTCAAGGTCGACCGCGTCGTCGAGGCGTTCGCCGAAACCGACGCCGTCGAAGTCGACGAAACGTCCTACCAGTCGACGCTCTGA